In Vibrio bathopelagicus, the following are encoded in one genomic region:
- the tsaB gene encoding tRNA (adenosine(37)-N6)-threonylcarbamoyltransferase complex dimerization subunit type 1 TsaB translates to MSAKILAVDTATENCSVALVMGDQVFARSEEAPRDHTKKILPMVDEVLKEANIALTDIDAIAFGQGPGSFTGVRIGIGIAQGLAFGADLPMIGVSTLAAMAQGSYRKFGEIHVATAIDARMSEVYWARYSREQDGRWTAVDAECVIPPSELAAQLEADSETWAKVGTGWEAYAEHMDTLAINTKACEVLFPEAQDMAFLAQFAYAEGKAVAAEDSEPVYLRDKVTWKKLPGRE, encoded by the coding sequence ATGAGCGCGAAAATTCTTGCAGTAGATACCGCAACTGAAAACTGTTCAGTTGCACTAGTAATGGGTGACCAGGTGTTCGCACGTAGCGAAGAGGCTCCTCGAGACCATACGAAAAAAATTCTACCTATGGTTGATGAAGTACTGAAAGAAGCGAACATCGCTTTAACCGATATCGACGCAATCGCGTTTGGCCAAGGTCCGGGCAGCTTCACTGGAGTACGCATTGGTATTGGTATTGCTCAAGGCTTGGCTTTTGGTGCTGATTTACCGATGATCGGTGTGTCTACATTGGCAGCGATGGCGCAGGGCAGCTACCGTAAATTTGGTGAAATTCACGTAGCAACAGCGATTGATGCTCGCATGAGTGAAGTGTACTGGGCTCGTTACAGCCGTGAACAAGATGGTCGTTGGACTGCAGTTGACGCTGAGTGTGTTATACCACCAAGCGAATTGGCTGCGCAGCTTGAAGCTGATTCTGAGACATGGGCAAAAGTAGGCACCGGCTGGGAAGCGTACGCAGAGCACATGGATACACTAGCGATCAACACCAAAGCGTGTGAGGTTTTGTTCCCAGAAGCGCAAGATATGGCGTTCCTTGCTCAATTTGCTTATGCAGAAGGCAAAGCGGTTGCAGCTGAAGACTCTGAGCCAGTTTATCTGCGTGATAAAGTGACGTGGAAGAAACTGCCAGGTCGTGAGTAA
- a CDS encoding FeoC-like transcriptional regulator, with product MILTELHQYIDNHSVAARNELASKFGMSEDGVDAMLSVWVKKGKVSRLVDTNKQGHITRIRYTISKQDGLSLNVMM from the coding sequence ATGATCTTGACTGAACTTCATCAATATATTGATAACCATAGTGTTGCCGCTCGCAATGAGCTTGCGTCTAAATTTGGAATGAGTGAAGACGGTGTTGATGCGATGCTGAGTGTATGGGTTAAGAAGGGCAAAGTATCTCGATTAGTCGATACGAATAAGCAGGGTCATATAACCCGTATTCGTTACACCATTAGTAAGCAAGATGGTTTGTCATTGAATGTGATGATGTAG
- a CDS encoding HIT family protein produces the protein MSFELHPQLAKDTTLIGEFPLSLALLSKDSAVPWVILVPKRANLKELHHLPMKEQQQFLLESQAVSQALEATFQPDKLNLGALGNMVPQLHIHHIARFKDDIAWPGPVWGNTKGEQRTEEEQATVHTRIQNVLSLSSIFKKA, from the coding sequence ATGAGCTTTGAACTTCACCCACAGTTAGCAAAAGACACCACGCTTATCGGCGAATTTCCACTAAGCTTGGCACTACTAAGCAAAGACAGCGCAGTGCCTTGGGTTATCTTGGTACCGAAACGTGCCAACCTGAAAGAGCTGCACCATTTACCAATGAAAGAACAACAACAGTTCTTGCTTGAATCTCAAGCTGTAAGCCAAGCACTAGAAGCGACATTCCAACCTGATAAACTAAACTTAGGTGCACTGGGTAACATGGTACCTCAACTGCACATCCACCATATTGCACGCTTCAAAGACGACATCGCATGGCCAGGGCCTGTATGGGGTAACACCAAAGGCGAGCAGCGTACTGAAGAAGAACAGGCAACAGTACATACTCGTATTCAGAACGTGCTATCACTAAGCTCTATCTTCAAAAAAGCGTAA
- a CDS encoding chromosome partitioning protein ParA, translating into MVSINGLPPSSIGNTSKTNRTNKKNEVKKGDTKTSVGQPTKVANAVSHSIRQVKESEIHKAQVQYDLPEGRGRRAMEEYMDVMNQAKKEELAKLIGVDIYI; encoded by the coding sequence ATGGTTTCAATAAACGGCTTACCTCCTTCTTCGATAGGTAATACATCCAAAACCAATCGAACCAATAAAAAGAATGAGGTAAAAAAAGGCGATACAAAAACCTCAGTTGGTCAGCCAACTAAGGTCGCGAATGCTGTCTCGCATTCCATTCGCCAAGTCAAAGAATCTGAGATTCACAAAGCTCAGGTTCAATATGATCTTCCAGAAGGGCGTGGACGACGTGCGATGGAAGAGTATATGGATGTGATGAATCAAGCTAAAAAAGAGGAACTTGCGAAGCTTATTGGGGTCGATATTTATATCTAG
- a CDS encoding VOC family protein translates to MTMSLKQAELEPQQMIARLDTFMAKIENLGNTLGLNLSFAQADHIALRINETELAKSAHQAWSEYGSTISEAMINGRPIVVLAFDEPLQSLGWKIECLELPYPAEGKIYPSQDWEHVEFVIPSHAQTADEYLADLKETYPQFAVKFETLAEQGVKIKLSSPKGEGERLNNPTVAFKHQGICIKLHPHSLKKIVESEQA, encoded by the coding sequence ATGACGATGAGCCTGAAGCAAGCCGAACTAGAACCACAACAAATGATTGCGCGCCTGGATACGTTTATGGCGAAAATTGAGAACCTAGGAAATACATTGGGTTTGAATTTAAGCTTTGCTCAAGCGGATCATATTGCATTAAGAATCAATGAAACTGAGCTTGCGAAATCAGCACATCAAGCATGGTCTGAATACGGCTCTACGATTTCAGAAGCGATGATTAACGGTCGTCCAATTGTTGTGTTGGCTTTCGATGAACCATTGCAAAGTCTTGGTTGGAAGATTGAGTGTTTAGAGCTTCCGTACCCTGCAGAAGGCAAAATTTACCCGTCTCAAGACTGGGAGCACGTTGAGTTCGTGATTCCTTCTCACGCCCAAACGGCCGATGAGTATCTAGCGGATCTTAAAGAAACCTATCCGCAGTTCGCCGTTAAGTTTGAAACCTTGGCTGAGCAAGGCGTTAAGATAAAACTTTCTAGCCCGAAAGGTGAGGGTGAGCGTTTGAATAACCCAACGGTAGCTTTTAAGCATCAAGGGATTTGCATCAAGCTGCATCCACACTCTTTGAAGAAGATTGTGGAATCAGAGCAGGCTTAA
- a CDS encoding Slp family lipoprotein, producing the protein MFSLIPKSRLFFLVAFSSMVMGCSSLPEELNANSEQVVTDYQEWVNTVPDAGDVRLGGVIAKVTNMQDKTRVEVVNLPISSNGKPDIDAEPKGRFVAYIDGYVEPLSFSEGRLVTLVGKSNGTEDGTIGDYPYTFPVMNVYNQRLWQITERVVINDFAPTYYSCRSLHCRSFQTMPKHGRVIQDVE; encoded by the coding sequence ATGTTTTCTCTCATTCCTAAATCTCGCTTATTTTTCCTTGTCGCTTTCTCTTCGATGGTGATGGGGTGCTCCTCTTTGCCTGAAGAACTTAATGCAAACTCGGAACAAGTTGTGACTGACTATCAAGAGTGGGTAAACACAGTGCCAGACGCTGGCGATGTTCGTTTAGGTGGCGTGATTGCTAAAGTCACTAATATGCAAGATAAGACTCGTGTTGAAGTGGTTAACTTACCTATCTCAAGTAACGGTAAGCCAGATATTGATGCCGAGCCAAAAGGGCGCTTTGTCGCTTACATTGATGGGTATGTTGAACCTTTAAGTTTTTCTGAAGGCCGTTTAGTGACCTTAGTGGGTAAATCGAATGGCACTGAAGATGGCACCATTGGTGATTATCCTTACACCTTCCCAGTGATGAACGTCTACAATCAACGCTTATGGCAGATCACGGAACGAGTCGTCATCAACGACTTTGCTCCTACTTATTACTCTTGCCGAAGCTTGCATTGTCGTAGTTTTCAGACAATGCCTAAGCACGGACGTGTGATTCAAGACGTGGAATAG
- the fadD gene encoding long-chain-fatty-acid--CoA ligase FadD, with protein MDKPWLSRYPSDVPETINPDQYPSLIEMFEQSVQKYADQPAFENMGSIMTFRKLEERSRAFAAYLQNDLKLKKGDRVALMMPNLLQYPIALFGVLRAGMIAVNVNPLYTPRELEHQLNDSGAKAIVIVSNFASTLEKVVDKTPVKHVVLTSLGQMLPRAKGTIVDFVVKYVKGMVPKYDLPGAISFRKALHKGRRLQYVKPFMAGDDIAFLQYTGGTTGVAKGAILTHRNMIANVLQAKGAYSPLLQEGRELVVTALPLYHVFALTVNCLLFVEMGGRNLLITNPRDIPGFIKELQKVPFTAITGVNTLFNALVNNEDFHELDFSNMRLSVGGGMAVQRAVAEQWKKATGVHLLEGYGLTECAPLVTGNPYDLKDYTGAIGLPVPSTEVRIVDDEGKVVGNDQVGELQVRGPQVMQGYWQRPEATKEVIDQDGWLSTGDIVKFDDEGLLYIVDRKKDMILVSGFNVYPNEIEDVVALHGKVLEVAAIGQPHEVSGELVKIYVVKRDPSLTKEDIIAHCREHLTGYKIPKLIEFREELPKTNVGKILRRVLREENDAELAKRASE; from the coding sequence GTGGACAAACCTTGGCTTTCACGTTATCCAAGTGACGTACCAGAGACGATCAACCCAGATCAGTACCCATCTCTTATTGAAATGTTCGAACAGTCGGTACAGAAGTACGCAGACCAACCAGCATTCGAGAACATGGGGTCTATCATGACATTCCGTAAGCTTGAAGAGCGCAGTCGTGCTTTTGCTGCTTACTTGCAGAATGATCTAAAACTGAAGAAAGGCGATCGTGTCGCGCTTATGATGCCAAACCTGCTGCAATACCCAATTGCACTCTTTGGTGTGCTGCGTGCAGGTATGATTGCAGTGAACGTCAACCCACTGTATACGCCTCGTGAACTTGAACACCAACTGAATGATTCTGGCGCAAAGGCGATTGTTATCGTTTCTAATTTTGCGAGCACACTAGAGAAAGTTGTTGATAAAACTCCGGTTAAACACGTTGTGCTAACCAGCTTGGGGCAAATGCTGCCACGAGCAAAAGGTACGATTGTCGACTTCGTAGTGAAATACGTAAAAGGCATGGTGCCTAAGTACGATCTACCGGGTGCTATCTCATTCAGAAAAGCGCTGCACAAAGGCCGTCGCCTACAGTACGTGAAGCCATTTATGGCTGGCGATGATATCGCATTCCTACAGTACACTGGAGGTACAACGGGCGTAGCGAAGGGCGCAATCCTAACGCACCGCAATATGATTGCGAACGTACTTCAAGCGAAAGGGGCATATAGCCCGCTACTGCAAGAAGGCCGTGAATTGGTGGTAACGGCATTGCCGCTTTACCATGTGTTCGCCCTTACTGTGAACTGCTTACTGTTTGTTGAGATGGGTGGTCGTAACCTTCTGATTACTAACCCGCGTGACATTCCTGGCTTTATTAAAGAGCTACAAAAGGTTCCGTTTACCGCAATTACTGGCGTAAACACCTTGTTCAATGCGCTAGTGAATAACGAAGATTTCCACGAATTGGACTTCAGTAACATGCGTTTATCTGTTGGCGGCGGTATGGCTGTTCAACGCGCTGTTGCTGAGCAATGGAAGAAAGCGACAGGTGTTCACCTACTTGAAGGCTATGGTTTAACCGAATGTGCTCCTTTGGTAACGGGTAACCCATACGATCTGAAAGATTACACAGGTGCAATCGGTCTACCAGTTCCATCAACAGAAGTTCGTATTGTTGATGATGAAGGTAAAGTGGTTGGTAATGACCAAGTCGGTGAATTGCAGGTTCGTGGTCCTCAAGTGATGCAAGGCTACTGGCAACGTCCAGAAGCGACCAAAGAAGTGATCGACCAAGATGGTTGGTTATCGACTGGTGATATCGTTAAGTTTGATGACGAAGGCTTGTTGTACATCGTAGACCGTAAGAAAGACATGATTCTTGTGTCTGGCTTTAACGTTTACCCGAACGAGATCGAAGATGTAGTGGCTCTGCATGGCAAAGTGTTAGAAGTGGCGGCTATCGGCCAACCTCATGAAGTGTCTGGTGAGTTAGTTAAGATTTACGTTGTGAAACGTGACCCTAGCCTAACCAAAGAAGACATTATCGCGCACTGTCGTGAACACTTAACTGGCTACAAGATCCCTAAATTGATTGAGTTCCGTGAGGAACTACCAAAAACCAATGTAGGTAAAATCTTGCGCCGAGTGCTTCGTGAAGAAAACGACGCAGAGCTTGCCAAACGCGCAAGTGAGTAA
- a CDS encoding ATP-dependent DNA helicase, with the protein MISKTFSADGALGKAIPGFQPRQAQLDMAEAVSQAIEQQSQLVVEAGTGTGKTFAYLVPALLSGKKTIISTGSKNLQEQLFHRDLPLMVDALGFYGQVALLKGRSNYLCLDRLSRQMIESHGTHTDPTLLAQLVKVRSWSSATQTGDLGDCDDIAEDSPVIPTITSTNDNCLGKECPSYTDCFVLKARKKAMDSDVVVVNHHLFLADLAIKETGFGELIPEADVFIFDEAHQLPDIASQYFGQSVSSRQIQELAKDIEIAYRTEAKDMRQLQKVGERLIQSAADLRIVLGDTGFRGNWREALKSESIARELVRLQDALQLAVDVLKLALGRSQLLDTAFERATMIKSRIERVCDVSITGYSYWYDTTPRQFALHITPLSVADKFHEQIELKPGAWVFTSATLAVSDDFDHFTSRLGLKPSAQFSLPSPFDYPNQARLCVPRYLPEPNSPGLADKLVRMLAPVIEQNQGRCFFLCTSHSMMKELGERFRETLTVPVLLQGETSKQKTLAEFMELGNALLVATGAFWEGIDVRGDALSCVIIDKLPFTAPDDPLLKARIEDCKLKGGDPFAQVQLPDAVITLKQGVGRLIRDKRDNGALIICDNRLVTRDYGGVFLASLPPIPRTRDLGIIKEFLAKDHSTAAE; encoded by the coding sequence ATGATATCTAAAACGTTTTCTGCTGATGGTGCTCTGGGTAAAGCGATCCCTGGGTTTCAACCACGACAAGCTCAGTTGGACATGGCTGAGGCGGTCTCACAGGCCATTGAGCAACAAAGCCAATTGGTTGTTGAGGCAGGGACGGGTACTGGTAAGACGTTTGCTTACCTAGTGCCAGCGCTGCTAAGTGGCAAGAAAACTATTATCAGTACGGGGTCTAAAAACCTTCAAGAGCAGTTGTTTCATCGTGATTTACCATTAATGGTCGATGCGCTTGGTTTTTATGGTCAGGTTGCTCTGTTGAAAGGCCGTTCAAACTATTTGTGTTTAGACCGCTTGAGCCGCCAGATGATCGAAAGTCATGGCACTCATACCGATCCAACATTGCTAGCTCAGTTGGTGAAAGTACGCAGCTGGTCTTCAGCGACTCAAACTGGTGATTTAGGTGACTGTGATGACATTGCTGAAGATAGCCCGGTTATTCCAACCATTACCTCAACGAACGACAACTGTTTAGGTAAAGAGTGTCCAAGCTACACTGATTGCTTTGTGCTGAAAGCGCGTAAAAAAGCGATGGATTCGGATGTTGTCGTAGTAAACCACCACCTATTCCTCGCAGATTTAGCGATTAAAGAAACAGGGTTTGGTGAGCTTATTCCAGAGGCTGATGTGTTTATTTTCGATGAAGCGCATCAACTCCCAGATATCGCCAGTCAGTATTTCGGCCAATCAGTATCAAGCCGACAAATCCAAGAACTAGCCAAAGATATTGAAATTGCTTACCGCACTGAGGCCAAAGACATGCGTCAGCTGCAAAAGGTTGGCGAGAGGCTAATTCAATCAGCAGCCGATTTACGCATTGTGCTCGGCGACACGGGCTTTCGTGGTAACTGGCGAGAGGCGTTAAAGTCCGAGTCGATTGCGAGAGAGTTGGTTCGTTTACAAGATGCGTTGCAACTGGCCGTCGATGTATTGAAATTAGCATTGGGTCGAAGCCAGTTGTTAGACACGGCCTTCGAGCGCGCAACTATGATTAAGTCGCGTATCGAACGTGTATGTGATGTGTCGATTACCGGTTATTCCTATTGGTATGACACGACGCCACGACAATTTGCTTTGCACATCACGCCTCTTTCGGTTGCCGATAAATTCCACGAACAAATCGAGCTTAAACCGGGTGCTTGGGTGTTTACTTCAGCAACGCTAGCGGTTTCGGATGATTTCGATCACTTCACCTCTCGACTTGGATTAAAGCCGTCGGCACAGTTTTCATTGCCGAGCCCATTTGATTATCCGAATCAGGCGCGTTTGTGTGTGCCTCGTTATCTTCCAGAGCCCAATAGCCCGGGCTTGGCTGACAAGTTGGTCAGAATGCTGGCTCCCGTTATTGAGCAAAATCAAGGCCGTTGTTTCTTCTTGTGTACCTCACACAGCATGATGAAAGAGTTGGGTGAGCGATTCCGTGAAACGCTTACTGTACCCGTTCTATTGCAAGGTGAGACCAGTAAGCAAAAAACCTTAGCGGAATTCATGGAATTAGGTAACGCATTGCTGGTGGCCACGGGGGCATTCTGGGAGGGGATCGATGTTAGGGGCGACGCATTAAGCTGTGTTATCATCGATAAATTGCCCTTTACAGCCCCAGACGACCCGTTACTTAAGGCTCGAATCGAGGACTGTAAGCTAAAAGGGGGTGATCCTTTTGCACAAGTGCAGTTACCAGACGCAGTGATTACTTTGAAACAAGGTGTGGGCCGATTAATACGTGATAAGCGTGATAATGGCGCTTTGATTATTTGCGATAACCGCTTGGTGACCCGTGATTACGGAGGTGTGTTTTTGGCGAGTTTACCGCCCATCCCACGTACCCGTGACTTAGGGATCATTAAAGAATTCTTAGCTAAAGACCATTCAACCGCTGCTGAGTAA
- the purU gene encoding formyltetrahydrofolate deformylase encodes MERKTLLTHCTDAPGLISKITNICYKHQLNIIHNNEFVDNTSGHFFMRTELEGYFNDETLLADLDQALPENAKRKLIGSSRKRVVILVTKEAHCLGDILMKNFDGSLDVEIAAVVGNYDTLQSLTERFDIPYHNVSHEGLNREEHEKKMLEVIDQYEADYLVLAKYMRVLTPGFVEKYNHKIINIHHSFLPAFIGAKPYQQAYERGVKIIGATAHFVTNDLDEGPIIKQDVIPVDHNFSAKDMAQAGRDVEKNVLSKALNKVINDHVFVYGNKTVIL; translated from the coding sequence ATGGAAAGAAAAACTTTATTAACACATTGTACTGACGCCCCAGGCCTCATCTCAAAGATCACCAACATTTGTTACAAGCACCAACTCAATATTATTCACAACAATGAGTTCGTTGATAACACTAGTGGCCACTTCTTTATGCGTACCGAGCTAGAGGGTTACTTCAATGACGAAACCTTGCTTGCCGATTTAGATCAAGCGCTGCCAGAGAATGCAAAACGTAAGCTCATTGGTTCTTCTCGCAAACGTGTGGTGATTTTAGTCACCAAAGAAGCGCACTGCCTTGGCGATATTCTGATGAAGAACTTCGATGGCAGTTTGGATGTAGAAATTGCGGCTGTTGTTGGCAACTACGATACCCTGCAAAGCTTAACCGAGCGTTTTGATATTCCTTATCATAATGTTTCTCACGAAGGACTAAACCGTGAAGAACATGAGAAGAAGATGCTTGAAGTGATCGACCAGTATGAGGCGGACTATCTGGTGCTTGCTAAATACATGCGAGTGCTGACTCCGGGCTTTGTTGAGAAGTACAACCACAAGATCATCAACATTCACCACAGCTTCTTACCAGCATTCATTGGTGCTAAACCATACCAACAAGCTTATGAGCGCGGCGTAAAGATCATTGGGGCAACGGCGCACTTTGTGACTAATGATTTGGATGAAGGCCCAATCATTAAGCAAGATGTGATCCCTGTGGATCACAACTTCAGCGCGAAAGACATGGCGCAAGCCGGTCGTGACGTAGAGAAGAACGTATTAAGTAAAGCACTAAACAAGGTGATCAATGATCATGTGTTTGTTTACGGCAACAAGACCGTGATTCTGTAA
- the argS gene encoding arginine--tRNA ligase: MNIQALINDKVSQALEAAGAPAGSPAAVRQSAKPQFGDYQANGVMGVAKRLGTNPREFAQKVLDVLNLDGIASKVEIAGPGFLNIFLDEAFLAQQADAALADSRLGVAAAEAQTIVADYSAPNVAKEMHVGHLRSTIIGDAVVRTLEFLGHKVIRANHIGDWGTQFGMLIANLERIQAETGEVSMELSDLEQFYRESKKLYDEDEEFALKARGYVVKLQSGDAYCAEMWKKLVDVTMVQNQRNYDRLNVSLTRDDVMGESMYNHMLSNIVSDLQAQGLAKESDGAQVVFLDEYKNKDGDPMGVIVQKRDGGFLYTTTDIACAKYRFEELGADRVLYFIDSRQHQHLMQAWTIVRKAGYVPESVSLEHHAFGMMLGKDGKPFKTRAGGTVRLADLLDEAEVRATQLIESKNPELAEDEKKTIANTVAMAAVKYADLSKHRTTDYVFDWENMLAFEGNTAPYMQYAYTRVASIFAKAGISMDSLEGEIKITEEKEKALIAKLLQFEEAVQSVAREGQPHIMCSYLFELAGQFSSFYEACPILVAEDETVKQSRLKLAALTAKTIKQGLSLLGIETLERM; the protein is encoded by the coding sequence GTGAATATCCAAGCACTGATTAATGACAAAGTATCTCAGGCTCTAGAAGCCGCTGGCGCACCTGCAGGCTCTCCTGCGGCTGTTCGCCAATCTGCAAAACCACAATTTGGTGACTACCAAGCAAACGGCGTTATGGGTGTTGCTAAACGACTAGGCACTAACCCTCGAGAATTTGCTCAAAAAGTATTGGACGTTCTAAACCTAGACGGTATCGCTTCTAAAGTTGAAATCGCAGGTCCAGGTTTCCTAAACATCTTCCTAGATGAAGCATTCCTAGCACAACAAGCAGACGCTGCACTGGCTGACTCTCGTCTTGGTGTTGCAGCAGCTGAAGCACAAACAATTGTTGCTGACTACTCTGCACCAAACGTTGCAAAAGAAATGCACGTTGGTCACCTACGTTCAACGATCATCGGTGATGCTGTTGTTCGTACACTTGAGTTCTTAGGTCACAAAGTTATCCGTGCTAACCACATTGGTGACTGGGGTACTCAATTCGGTATGCTTATCGCAAACCTTGAGCGCATCCAAGCTGAGACTGGCGAAGTTTCAATGGAGCTTTCAGATCTTGAACAGTTCTACCGTGAATCTAAAAAGCTTTACGACGAAGACGAAGAATTCGCATTAAAAGCACGTGGCTACGTAGTGAAACTGCAAAGCGGCGACGCATACTGCGCTGAAATGTGGAAAAAGCTGGTTGACGTAACGATGGTTCAAAACCAACGTAACTACGATCGCCTAAACGTATCACTGACACGTGATGATGTGATGGGTGAAAGTATGTACAACCACATGCTTTCAAACATCGTTTCAGATCTACAAGCACAAGGCCTAGCAAAAGAGTCTGACGGCGCACAAGTTGTATTCCTAGACGAATACAAAAACAAAGACGGCGACCCGATGGGCGTTATCGTGCAAAAACGCGACGGTGGCTTCCTATACACCACAACCGATATTGCATGTGCTAAATACCGTTTTGAAGAACTTGGCGCAGACCGCGTACTTTATTTCATTGACTCTCGTCAGCACCAACACTTAATGCAAGCTTGGACTATCGTTCGTAAAGCGGGTTATGTTCCTGAATCTGTATCTCTTGAGCACCACGCATTCGGCATGATGCTAGGTAAAGATGGGAAGCCATTTAAAACTCGTGCAGGCGGTACAGTACGTCTTGCTGATCTTCTGGACGAAGCAGAAGTACGTGCAACTCAGCTGATTGAATCTAAAAACCCTGAGCTAGCAGAAGACGAGAAGAAAACCATTGCGAACACAGTTGCCATGGCAGCAGTTAAGTACGCAGACCTTTCTAAGCACCGTACAACTGATTATGTGTTCGACTGGGAAAACATGCTTGCATTTGAGGGCAACACAGCACCGTACATGCAGTACGCGTACACTCGTGTAGCTTCAATCTTTGCTAAAGCTGGCATTTCTATGGACTCTCTTGAAGGTGAAATCAAAATCACTGAAGAGAAAGAGAAAGCACTTATCGCGAAACTTCTACAATTTGAAGAAGCGGTACAGTCTGTTGCTCGTGAAGGTCAACCACACATCATGTGTAGCTACCTGTTCGAACTTGCTGGTCAATTCTCTAGCTTCTACGAAGCATGCCCTATCCTTGTGGCTGAAGACGAAACCGTTAAACAGAGCCGCTTGAAACTTGCTGCACTAACAGCGAAGACAATCAAGCAAGGCCTGTCGCTTCTAGGTATCGAAACTCTAGAGCGTATGTAG
- a CDS encoding alpha/beta hydrolase codes for MIEKSYSLASGTLATQQIGNPETTATTVVFIHGWLDNSASFSSVISNLEALLPNSHLVAIDLFGHGFSSHKSGSYYPFHDYIDDLHQLVTKLSPNRLVLVGHSLGALIASCYSAAFPEKVSGLIQIEGHGPLSEAPHETVSRLRDGVLSRLRQRRKPSRPLASLEDAIKLRAHANQIKAELIAPIVERGIVELSTADRAVVAQAAFDQATDDQGIAEFDNSWQWRCDPNLKCDSLYRMSQAHAEAIMAAIECPQLIVLGNDGFRHLQHNRYKSAHSSLNIETVPGGHHCHLESPELVSELILGVVNKI; via the coding sequence ATGATTGAAAAGTCATATTCCCTTGCGAGCGGGACGCTTGCAACACAACAGATTGGTAACCCAGAAACGACCGCTACGACGGTCGTTTTTATTCATGGGTGGTTAGATAACTCCGCGAGTTTCTCTTCTGTTATCTCGAATCTAGAAGCACTTTTACCAAACTCTCATCTGGTTGCGATAGATCTCTTTGGTCATGGCTTCTCATCGCATAAGTCGGGCAGTTACTATCCGTTTCACGACTATATTGATGATTTGCATCAGTTGGTGACTAAATTATCACCAAACAGACTGGTACTAGTAGGACATTCACTTGGTGCATTGATCGCAAGTTGCTATAGTGCCGCCTTTCCTGAAAAGGTGTCAGGATTAATTCAAATTGAAGGTCACGGACCTCTTTCAGAAGCTCCCCACGAAACAGTCTCTCGCTTGAGGGATGGGGTACTCAGTCGTCTTCGACAGCGAAGAAAGCCTTCACGTCCTCTAGCAAGCCTTGAGGATGCTATTAAGCTGAGAGCTCACGCCAATCAAATCAAAGCAGAACTTATTGCTCCTATTGTTGAACGAGGAATCGTTGAGCTAAGTACTGCTGATCGAGCTGTTGTTGCTCAAGCTGCTTTTGATCAAGCGACTGATGATCAAGGTATTGCCGAGTTCGATAACTCTTGGCAATGGCGATGCGACCCTAACCTAAAATGTGACTCGTTATATCGAATGTCACAAGCGCATGCTGAAGCGATCATGGCGGCTATTGAATGCCCTCAATTAATAGTTTTAGGAAATGATGGATTCCGACATTTGCAGCATAATCGCTACAAATCAGCCCATAGTTCTCTGAATATAGAGACTGTTCCTGGCGGACATCATTGCCATTTAGAGAGCCCAGAGCTAGTTTCAGAGCTAATTCTTGGTGTAGTTAACAAAATTTAA
- a CDS encoding YqhA family protein: MKQTFNLFRHISWIAIVCSMLASLLLFVMGAAKTYSAFAVFILNQTPPESLAHLDTTDIAISYLIKSLDTFLIAFVLFIFSHGVFTLFISDKSTAPTNDEQSKKIKVLNWIKTPNIGHLKNILAEVIIIILFVKFLELVLVNFDSIGWDILVLPISILLLSLGLKVLGLGESKES; this comes from the coding sequence ATGAAACAAACCTTCAACCTATTTCGTCATATTAGCTGGATCGCTATCGTGTGTTCTATGCTTGCTTCCCTACTTCTATTTGTCATGGGGGCAGCGAAAACCTACTCAGCGTTCGCGGTTTTCATTCTCAACCAAACGCCACCAGAGTCACTGGCACATCTAGATACGACAGACATTGCAATTTCATACTTAATTAAGTCGTTGGACACATTTCTCATCGCCTTTGTACTTTTTATATTTTCTCACGGTGTATTCACTCTATTCATTTCTGATAAAAGCACAGCACCTACAAATGATGAGCAATCCAAAAAAATAAAAGTACTTAACTGGATTAAGACACCGAATATTGGTCACCTAAAAAACATTTTAGCTGAAGTGATCATCATCATTTTATTCGTGAAGTTTTTGGAGTTAGTGCTCGTCAACTTCGACAGTATTGGATGGGATATACTCGTTCTTCCCATCTCTATCCTTTTGCTTAGTCTCGGACTTAAAGTTCTAGGTCTAGGCGAAAGCAAAGAGTCCTAG